The bacterium region AAACATCGTGTCTCGGCTCTCCGTCTGCCCGGCGCGTCGTCATGTAGGCCGGTTCCCGCTCCGCGGCTTGATCACGTCGTCGATGAGCCCGTATTCCTGCGCCTCGCTGGCGCTCATCCAGAAATTCCGGTCGGTATCCCGCTGCACGCGCTCCAGCGGCTGCCCCGTGTGCTGGGCGAGGATTTCATCCAGAATTTGCCGGATCGCGAGGAACTCCTTCGTCTGGATGCTGATATCCGACACGGAACCCTGTGCGCCGCCCCACGGCTGGTGAATCATCATGCGAGAGTACGGCAGCGCAAACCGCCGTCCCTTCGTTCCTCCGGCCAATATAATCGCCCCGGCGCTGGCCGCGAGGCCTACGCAGATGGTCGACACGGGCGACTTCAGGAACTGCATCGTGTCGTAAATCGCGAGCCCCGCGGTGGCCGACCCGCCCGGGCTGTTTACATAGAGTTGAATCTCCTTTTCGGAGTCTTCATAGTCCAAATACAGCATTTGGGCGATGATGAGGTTGGCCATCTCATCCTCGATCGGCCCGCCGATGAAGATAAGACGTTCCCGGAGGAGCCGGGAGTAGATATCGTACGCCCGCTCTCCGCGGGCCGTCTGCTCGACAACGATCGGCATGTAGTACATGCATGCGCTCCCTTCCTACAGTCCCGCGTTTCCTCCGCCCTCTTCCTTCCCATCGTCGGCCGCGTGACAATGCGACGAGCATGGCGGAAAGGCGAGGAGAATGCGGCCCGAGGCTACGCGCCCGTACCCCGATCGGACTCCGGCGTCGCCGGGGGCTGCGGGTCACCCTCGGCCGTCGCCTGACTGGCCGCTGCGGGTTCGCCCACCGGCGTGCTCAGCGTGGAGGTCGTCTGCGGCTCCGGTCCGGCGACCGCCTCCACGAGCACCGCGATGGCCTTTCGCCGTGCCATGGTCTCCCGAAGGCCGTCCCGCCGCCCGCGCTCGGCGAGCCACGCCTCGACCTTGGGGATGTCCTGTCCCAACTCGGCCGCGAGTTTCTGGACCTCGGCGAACATCTCCTCCTCGCCGACGGCGAGCGACTCCCGCTCCGACACCGCCTCGAGCAGCAGGCGTACCCGCACCCGGCGCTCCGCCCGCGGCCGCATCTCCGCACGCAGCGCCGCCTCGTCCTTCCCCGCGCTGCGGAGATATCCATCGAGCGTCAACCCGCGCGACTGCAGCCGACCCGCGAGGTCCTCCAGGACATGCTCGACCTCGTGCTCGACCAAGCTCTCCGGCAGGTCGATCGCGGTCTGCGCGAGGACGGCGTCCACCACGCGGTCCTGCAGCGCTCCTACCTCTTCGTCGGCCCGCTCCGCCGCGAGACGGGCGTGCAGTCCCTCCCGCAGCGCCGCGAGCGTGGGTTGGTCCGATACCGTCTT contains the following coding sequences:
- a CDS encoding ATP-dependent Clp protease proteolytic subunit, whose protein sequence is MYYMPIVVEQTARGERAYDIYSRLLRERLIFIGGPIEDEMANLIIAQMLYLDYEDSEKEIQLYVNSPGGSATAGLAIYDTMQFLKSPVSTICVGLAASAGAIILAGGTKGRRFALPYSRMMIHQPWGGAQGSVSDISIQTKEFLAIRQILDEILAQHTGQPLERVQRDTDRNFWMSASEAQEYGLIDDVIKPRSGNRPT